GATACATCCGGATGATCCAGCATGGGTCAAAAGACAGCTTCAAATTCTTGATTCTGCAATGGCCGAACAATACATAGGAAAATATGTAGATTCTGAGTCTCAGCTATCCAAATGGGTATTTGATGGTTAGGAACTATTATGGAGTTATACAACTATACTCGCTGCTGCGTGTTTGTTTAATACAATATTCCCATATTTCACTTACAGTTTCCTGACTGTGAAGGGTAGACCCACAAATATCTGTGCATTGATGTACATAGAACACCGATAATGAGCAAGAATTCAATTGGGCCATGTATGATGGAATAAGAATACAAAGCTGTGCTTCTATGAGGGTAAGTTGTTCCCTCCACTCGTTCTTCATGAACCCACATGCTTGTACAGCAAAACATTATAGAAATCAAGGTCGTGTGAGAATTCCAGATACCTGTTACTCTTTTTCAATGTGGTTGCTATTgtgttaaaattataagaatCTAGTTCAGATCAAGTTTTGGTCTGTCCCGTAATGTGCATAATATATAGATGGATTAGGATTCCCTTAAGTTCATttcaacttgagggggtcatttTCACTATGTACACAATTTATTAtgaaatgaatggtgtagattaatttaattaaaattgtacctTTTTATCTCCACCATTTATTTggtaatgaatggtgtagattcaTTGAACTTGCCCCTCAAGTTGAAATGAAATTGAGGGAATCTCTATCCTATATAGGTATGTTCAAAGCAAGCTATTCCTTCCATTCGATTCCAAATTAATAGGCATTATTTGAAGTAATTAAATGTCATATAATTTCATTAGttagaaattcttatgtagactcagtctaccacgtcatccgtggactaagccaatcatattataacccctcattaaaatgagagtattcttataatttcgtttgttatttgcatacacttttgaataatgtAATGCATTGAAGACAAAATAGAAGTCATTAAGAGACACAAATTACTACTTAATTAAACAGTGACAATTATggtatcttttttaaaaatgaattcaTTTTATGTAGAAAAACTAGTAATTTTTAATGCATTTTTTTGtcctgcctatcaatttgggataGGAAAAGTATTACTTATAAAGGATTTTATTATGTTTCTTGTATGCTGCTCCGCCATTGAAAATGCGTTGGGTCATCATGTGAGTGTATTTTCTTATGTTACGGTATGTCAACTACTTGTTTGGtatccaccattttttatggCCAAACATATTTTGAGGCCTCTGTActgttttgtttatttggtcatttttaaaattttgtatacATCAGGTCCATGTATTTTACGGATTTGATTTAATAGGTCTTTTTTTGAACGGAATTTATACGCGTGTATTCAGTTACTGTTAGCATTACCACGTGGAAAATGATTAAGTGGGTTTGGGTTAATGggttaagtttttttattattatgttgaGCCAAGGGTGACTAGCTTATATTTGCAAGCAGTGTTGTAAAAATCAAACTAGACTGGCCGATTTGACCAGTTCGACTGGAGAATAGACATTGGTTTGGTTCTTCCCTTAAAAATCAGAATATGGTTTTATCTCTTTGAAGTAAAAGAAACTGCAAAAAACGAAATCGAATTAGTTGAACCGTAATCATCAGGTTCTTTATTTACTAATTATAGTTTTCATATCATTTGGTAGTGGGGTCTTTTTATgtatgtattaaaattttatatatctagACTTATTATATATTCTATTTTACTGGCTGTCGGTGGTTGTACTGGTTTGACCACTAGTTTGATTTATAAAACAATGCTCGTATCGTAGGGATTGGTGGGCGTGATGTTACTCAGTGTATCAACTGTAGAAGTTACCAGTCGAAGACTTAAATTTGAATTGGATTGCTCGAAACGGACTGTCAACTGAAAGAGAGAATCACTGGCACGATTAAAGGAATATGAACAAATGAATTTTATAGTCAATGCATAACTTCATTTAGGTTGCTTTCTAACCCAACGCAATTTATGGggcatatttttgtttttggtgaTCTGTCACGTCCTTTGAAGGAATTCTCCCTGTCCAAACTCCATCATAATCTAATGGTTTAAACTCAACCAATCTAAACAAGCATTTTTCGATGGCTTATCCATTGATAGTGCAGGCAAACATCTGGTTTAGAGAATAGAGTACTTGTTCACGAGAGCACTCTTATGAGTAcacaattttgataaaatatttatttaatatttaaaaattgttattaatagataatttttattagtcTTTCAATTTGAAGAAAATACTTAtggtaaatatttttatgaaacttaaatttaaataaaacacttgttaatttttttaaatgattattgaTAACGTATGGATAATATATGAtcataggggcgaagcaacctcgacAAAATGAGAGGACACTAAGTCCAACTAACCGAGCCTTTAGCTATGCCAGATCGGTAACCGAGATACCGTTGGACGAGATACAAAAACATGTACCTTTCAAAGATCCTAAATTTCGAGATACCCATATCAAGATATGAATAAACCGTACCTAGCATCACCACGATGATAACATGACTTACTCTCCGGTGTTCGCACCTAGATTCCGAAATACAAATACTGAGATATAACACAGGACCTACTTAATAGGGTAACACCGAGATTCCGAGATACAAACACCGGGATATAACACGAGACCTACTTAACATGGGAAAAAGAACCAACAGACATGGGCTATATAAGTCATACTATGGGAAAACCCTAAGGTACTTCTTTTTACTCACTCAAGATTACTCTTTCTTTTCTCACTTCTTTTCCCTACAAAAAATACctgacttgagcgtcggagtgaacgccCGGAGATCCCCCTCCGGCGTTCTTTCTGACCTCTACTTTTGGTGTATGCAGGTACCCCGGAGCTCAAATCCGTTTTGGTGATTTATCGATAATCATAGTTGTGATCATTTTCACTTGTATCAAAATCATCAGTTGAGTCTCTTGTGTGGTGATGGCTTACTCTTTTGAGATTAtcataaaagaaaatgaagacTGCAAAGCAAATAGCTCAACTACTTAAGCTATGTGCATCTCTAATTcacattataatttataactagTACATAACCCTCGCGATGCTTCaggattaattatttttaaactaaaataactaCAATAAATAAGGAACTATAATAATTATCTATCTTTAaatgtattaattaaaaaaaaatcaatatctaatttttttaacataaatctaaatttttcaatgaatatataaatataaatattaataattataagtatatcaattaaaacaaaacgttaAAGTCTTGGTGATAGACCATTAATGTCTCGTCTAATGTTTTTGCTTTAGAACATGTTTGTATCTCCTTGATccctttaaaatttcaaaaattcttttttctatttgtcaTCTTTATGTTTATATGTCGATTCATGGAGatttacattaattttattGCATTAATTGGATCCTTCCTTTCAAGTTAAACTTGTTATCCAGACATCATGACTTCTATTATATgccaataaaatatatatagtttcACCAATTATTCAACATCTTCTTTGTCTCTTCTGTATCTCTTATTATTACTTAGATCTCCAGTGTTTGGATATataattacaaatattataataaactaaattgaaatttaatatcattaattaaattaaacagaTCAAAGtaaccaaaataattaaattgtcaaactgaattattgatttaattaatatcTTAAACTCATAATGTAAAATGTTTAgtgaaaattcaaaaattaaaaattagaatgATTCGTATGCGGTATCAGATTGGTTCAGTCCTTTAAGTTCAATGACTCTCTTTATTTACatcaatatttcattttttctcCCTTTTTTGTTTAACATCTCTTAAAATTGTTGTTATTGCTGTTGAATTGATAAACTCGCCATCATTCGAATCTGTTAAAAGAAAGATGAAGATCAAGCCCTCACAAATTCAAAGGATCTGATTAAAACGTTGTGAATCAACGATACCAATTTTGTATATGGTTTGACTGAATCAGACTGACCAGCAGTTGCAAATAAATGGTGAAAATCTATATAAAAATCTAACATAAAACTATAACCAATAAAGAAATTTGTGACATGATAATTACCAGAAAAtggaataaacaaaataatacgACCCAGGTTTATATCTCCattcaattttatctttttctttaacatttaagcaaacaaattatagaaaaaaaaaagacatatagacagaaaaaaaattattgcatgcaaccgttgcgtcatgtcattcgtgcaataaACCAATGATGCGTTAGCAATGTGCAAAAGTTGATAGTAAAAAgattaagtaataattaaaagatttcctATCATATATGCTATTAGCTTGTTGTAAACAGGACACGGCATAACCAACACTTGCGATAAATACTCGACAAACAAACATTAGaacgaagaagatgaagaatggAATGGGAGGAGAAATATAATTACACTAAGGGTTAATGCCTTAAAAATCTCTTTGACTTTTTATTCCTTTTTCGAATTTATCTTGACGttgaaaaatcaccaattttatccTATCGTATTGTCGTGTTTCAGTTacaccctaaaatatttaattgacgtctttttcatttgaaacaaaaaataataaaaatttcatgTCTTACTATATTAATTgtgtatgttttaattttttcaatttagttaaactaattcaaaaatttaaataaaatttaatttaattatggtttttagttagtttttaatgattaaagacTTATTCATACTtttttaaatgcaaaaaaatctaattttatcGTCAGACTAAGTTATTTGAATGATTTCcgttaaagtaaaaaaatatttcaaatttaaaatttaaaatttaaaatacactTGAAATGCtaaaatacgaaataggataaaattcgtgatttttcaAAGACGGAATAGGATCGATAATGGGTTAAAAGGTGGGAGTTTTAAGGTATTAAGCGTTTTACTAATTAGTGATATTATTTACGGcaataataaaagtaaaaatggatgggttattaaaattttaatttttttattgaattataaaagctttatttagtttaaaacAATAATGTATGTGcatgattttcaaatttataaaatatacctTTAATGGCATGAttgtaatataattaaaaattaaatagattgtTGGAAACCAAAAACACTGTTCCTGCTACAGTGATTTGAGTCCAACTTTAATGTATTAAATAGATGTTATTCAACGGACTACAAGTACATTGAGAtcagaaacattttgattttaatttaggATTCTTACTGAGGTTTTCACTTCTCAAATAGATTTAATTACTTCTACGTTCATGTTTAAAAGGCAAACTAATCTGATGCTCAACCtgattactaaacaaattctcTATCAAGTTAAAGACTGAAGAAAAGCAAAAATGTCAACAACTGACTGCCtaaccaaaataaatattttacctGAAAGCTTTTATGTCCAACAACTTATAAAAGAACAGGCCTCATCATCAAGCAAACTAACATGAAATTTGCTAGTCGTGTATAGCTACTATACAAGTAGGTCAACTGTATTCACAGAAACCTAGAAGGTAACCACTCATGAAACCGGATAGGCATACTGTAAAACTCCTCTGTTCTAACATCCCCCTTCCGGTGCTGGAAAGGTTTCCACCATGGAATTCCTCTGTCGGTCGTCGTCTGCCTTGCATCAAGCGTGTTATCAAGTACCGTCCCGACAATCATTGCCACCGTTGGAGGTGATGAGAATATCGCGTTCAATATGTCATTGAACTGCAAATGTACGAAGTATACATCAAATCAACTTGATACCATTTGAATAAACTTGCACCATCCAGCTTTTCATAGGCTGCATTTtttactcaaaataaaataaaaaaagcatgTTCTTTTAAGCAACTTACCCATCCACCATCTGTTCTAACTGGTCCATGTCCATCCATGGTGGTGGTACTTGCAAAATACTGAGGTATTGATATCCCAAGGAACAAAGACAAGCCCAAGATGTAGTGGTTTCTCATTGAGTTATTGTTAGAGAACTGTATGAATGAAATCCCAATAGCAGCTGTGGACAATAATATAGAAAACGAATTCACGACGAGAAAATTACTATCAACATTCAAATTAGATACATACACCAAACAAATTTGAACCTCCAGAATGATGACAGAATCACTCACCTACTATGCCGAATAAAACACAGTACATGGCAGCAAAAATCGGCAGAGGAATAGAAGCAAAAAAGGCACCAAACTTCCCTGGAAAGATGCAACAGGAAGATAATTCACAAATTCAGACGTAGTTAGAAACATGAGTTGAATATATTATGGGAGAAACAAACCAAATATGGAGAAAAAGATCATGAAAGCAGTTGATATCTGCACCACTCTTCGGCTGCCAATGTGTGTTAGTCCAAGAAGGCCAACATTTTCACTGCAATAACATCACGATAATTCAATAAACCACATGTCCACATCTAATTAGCATAGCAACTATCAATTGTCATTATTTTCTGACACCAGCATTGCTCGATTGATACAGAAACTTATGATCAAATATTTAATCTGGATAGAATCAGAAAATAGGCTCAAGCATTGGTTCCTTACATAGATACAGTATTGCCAACAGCAGCCCCAAAAAGTCCTTCAAGCAGCATTCCAATACCCTACATTCTCAAAAAGCACAATcttatatattcaaattttaagaTAGGAAAATGTTATCAGGACTTCAGTCATCGTTGGGTGACTTTTTGGAAAAGAAGTGCACAGCAATCAGAAATTTCACCTGTAGACCAATGCTTCGAGAGAGAACATGCGCTGGAGGGTGCGTAGCACCTGAAAGCCTAGCTGCAGCAAAGTATGCTCCAGTGGACTGAATCAAACATTTATCAAGCGATTAGGAATGAGCAGTTAgttaaaaagttttaaattgcATATGGAACATAAGAATTCTCTAAGTTGTTGGCTGAACCTCTGCAGATGAGACAAGTGCTGCTCCCATCATTCCAAAGACATGGCTTGCTCTAAATATGGGAGCACCCCACTGAAAAGGATACGGGACTCTAACCCTTGAAAAAGAATCAAATAACGTGTTACACAAATTATGAATGAAATCAATAGGGTATATCAACTAAATGTAGCCAGCAGAGAGAGATCGTTTGGACAATACCATGGAGCAGATGAGATAAGAAAGGATCGATCTGTGCGGCAACTAACTTTAGTTTGTTGTCCGACATTGTTGTAAGCACCGGCAACAGTGAGAATAGCAGCAAAAGCCCATACAATTGCCAGACAAAGGAGTAAGCCAAACCTCTCAAGTACAGGCCGGGTCCTTGGGTGGAGATGTTTCAGATACTACATGCAAATAGAAGATTTTGTTACCCTGGCATTAAGTACAAGTTTTGTAGCGACATTGACATTTCAAGATGAACTACCTGGCATATGACTAATAAAATCAGCATAGGCAGCCCAATTTCCACACAGTTGGCAAGCTGCACATAATACGTAATGCTAAGACTGATTGATTCTTGTCATTTATAATCAAGAGAGCCGAAACCTAAAACTGCGAAAATCAAATTACCAGTGGGAAGCCTCTCATGAATAGGCCAAGTCCCACCACAGAAACAACTGGTACTATAACGATGGGACTGAAGAACCTGAGAAGATTAAGGTTAAATTTAAGGATCTTTCCCTTGCAGAAAAAATAAGAACCAATATTCAAGCCTAGAGCATGATGATAACTCCCAGGAGTAAAATTAagtaaaagattaaaaaaaggGACTCGAAGACAAAAGTTACCTAGTCAAATGGCCCCATGTAAAACTAAAGCCAAGAATGATGTTGACAAAGGAAGAGACGATCAGTGATCCTTGAATGGTTCTCATAGTGTGGATAAATCTCTGCAATGTATAGCAATTTTCAGATGATTACCATCGAACAAAGCtggtataattataaaaagctGGTCCGGTTCGGTCAAACCAAGCTTACATTTACTGCTACAGCTGGAAAAAAATTGCAGGAACGAATTAGTTATATCTCATTTTAACTACTACTACGTACATCGTGCTCATCTGCAAATGATTCATCGGACAAATCCTTGATGATTGACAACACCGGTATGGTGAATGCAACTGATGCACTCATCACAGTGGGAAGCCTTGATCCAATGAATGTCTGAATCAGTGTATTCAACGCCGCCATAAAGAGCAATGTTTGAATCACACGAGCTTTATCACCCTGTTCACAGCAAtaccaaattaaaaaagaaaaccaACACTCTGTGGTCCATGAATCTATCAGTAACTTATAATTATTCTGATGGTTAAACAACACTTACATGGTCCCCGCCCATTCGAGGTACAAGATTACTAGCAATTAATACGATAGTTCCAAGCATCACAATATAGTGTTGAAAAGCCAGTAAAGCAGTTTCAGCTGCAAAATTCAATGTCCAGAATCAAGAATCAATTACCTAACAATATATCAAATTTAAAGAACCATGTGTACATTCTTTGAAAGACAATGATTCAACTTGTAGATGTCAAAAAGCtgcatctttaaaaaaaaaatatacagaGATTCAGTGTAGGATGGAAGTAGTATTAAATCAGGTACAGGATCTAAATAAACCAATACCAAAAAAGTACCAAAATGTAAAAGAGAATCAGAATCCAGCGTATAAGTACCATAAAAATTTCAGATAAGCAGAGTATTAGATCAATCATCTCATTTTTAACAAAAAGATTAGAACTTTGGATAAACTAGAATATTTTTATGCTTTAACTAAAGCGTCCTCCTTTCAAATACAGAATCCACTTCATCAGCTTTCTTTTGCCTTTATGTCAGGATCATATAGCCAaatcaacaaattaataaaaaaataaaatagaactaatttataaattaagccataaaaaggagaaaaatcaCAAAGAACAGTTGGAGAGAGAGAGAATTACGCCAAGAAGGATTAGAATGGATGCAGAACTGAAGTTGCTGGAGTTGCTCAGCTGGAGTCCAAGTGGGTCCTCTTGAAACTGCAAGAGATGGAGGTAGCGGTGGCGCCACCGTCTGTGGTGGAGGTGGCTGGTGGTTGTGGTCGTGGTTGTGGGTTGTTTCCCCCATTAAATTTTGTGCTGTCAGTGAGTGGACTCTTCACTGCCCCCTTATATTTGTGTAGATAAACTCAACTAAAAAAGACACTACTTTTGTCTATATGTAAATCAAAACAACTCTTGAAACTATCAACAACCGACAGAGAACAAGAACTAGTGGCACTCAAATGATCCAACCCAGAACAAATAAAAAGTAGAGAATGAGAATATCATAAAGAAATGAGTAAATCAGCAAAAAGTTGAAAAGATAGTTAATTTAGAAAATACTGCCACCAGAGAAATGATTAAACAAAATGGATTATGAGAGGGTGGAGAAAGTGTTGGTATTTTAATGAAGAAAGGGAGAGAGTGAAGAGATAGAAAAGGAGTTTAGAAGTGCGTTAAGGTTGTCGTGTTGCATAATATTAATACTAATAGTGacaataatcataattaaatacatTTACGATAACGTATAGGTAGTAGCAGAACGCGTGGGCACAGAGTTCTTTCCAGGACCTTGCATTTGTTCACTCGTAAACCTTTTGCTCTTCTTTTTGCGGACATCTCATCATACTCAACTATTTTAATCTTCATTCACTAGTTAGTATTCCCTCCGTTCCAAAATAATAGTAGtatgataattttaaaagtttggaaaaaagttgaaaaaattaaatattttaaacaattagGTCTAATATCAAACCGAATTTGGCGAATTCAGAATTTTGATGAGGcggacattaaatttatatgaatGAATGAAATAGGAAATTAAAAATGGACCAAATTATGTTATAAGAATatattaacaaaattatttgataaatttgtaAGATGCACCATGACTATCTTATTCTCTTTTTAAGTCGGACTACGTATAATGGGAAGTACATGCAAATTAGGTAGATTTTGAAGCATGCCTTTGTTTTAACTTGAGATTTTGAAGCATGCATTCATGAAAGATTTGCTATATTGAATGTGATCACTATTCTCACATCCATAGTCTAAGGTATAAGAGACATCTTAATTCGATTTAAGAATTTGAGATCAATGTTCTCTTTAACATTACAATAAGAAATGTGATCAACGGAGAATTACgaatttaaatatatgaaactcattaatttaattaaattactgagttttaaaatataactatCTCCCTCTCGCTTTTcagttatataaaatataaaagtaaaaaaataaattggagGAGAAATAGTTGaatatataaaagtaaaaaatataactCGACTCTTCACTACTCTTGTTTGGTCTAGCTATTTTTTACAGCTAGTAGTTGTTAGCTGTTTCTGATAACTGTTAGCTGTTAACTGATAGATGTTAGTTGGTAGCTGATAGACTATATGTGTTTAgtgaaatttaattagtttttactGTTTATATGTAAAGTGATCTTAAAgggtataatttttatttattaaattataaatatattatattatataatatttaataaaaatattaacaattatttttttataaaaataaatatttaatttaaacttgttGAGATgttatttttcatatatttttatgatttatttttttaaaaaaaatattgatttatagttgttctaatataaataaaataagtttatataatttataaatgattagagtatttgtaaataatttaaaaaaaatcgtatattaaaaaaataatatattttagtaggagtaattttatttaaaaaattaaaaatattgaaatagcTATCAGCTGTTGGCCAAAAAACTCTAAAATGGAACTTTTCCAACAACAGCTGTTTAGAGGTTTAAAAAACTctaaacataatttaaaaaaacttcACCAAATGTTTAAGtggagtttttaaaaaaaataaaaaataaaaattacaccgaaaaactaaaccaaacaccGCCTACATCCATAAGAATAATAGTatgccaaaaatttataatgctAACATTCTCATATCCGAATCTAAAGTTTCTCTCTTTATTTCCCAatttaaaaaagacaaaaaccAAAAATATCATACTACTCAAACTTTTTAGTCATCCATCTTGGTCCAGCaagctttattttttattttaggatttTGACAAATTACATCACTAACAAAAGATTCAACTTGATGAATAATTTGTTATTGCCTTTTGAATGAGAAAATGCTTAAGCTGTATCGTTGCCCTATAGAATATGTTTTGATAGAACTTTCAAAAATCAATTCGGTTAAAGaaagttatataaaaatataaattttaaacacgTCTTATCTCTATCAATTTAACTGGTTTAACTACCGATTCGGCTATCAATTTAACCGCCGGTTCAACTTAATTTTTAAGGTCGTCGGGATCTAATAGCTGACCGATTCAATCTGCCAATGGGTTTTTGTAATCACTGCTTGTTGGTCCACATTGATTGCAGTGAACCAAAGGGATAGGAATGGAGGATCCATGTCATTTCTTTATATGAAGAAAAAGCACCCATGCTTTCTTTCCTTCCATCAACGGACCATGCTTTATTTACATTTCATATACCCTTCTACTTTTGGCTGTTTCTGTAAGGTCTCACCAATAATCAAAAAAATCTTATATAAACCCAATTCATTATTGTATGATTCATTTAATATATAACATATGAcattattaaatcaaattatctaatcaataaatatcatattaattaacaataaattagaattaaatataCCTCAACAACTTCATCAAATTCAATAATGTCGGATGTTATTAAATAAATGGATGATTTACAATTTTACATGGTTAACTTGTTCATAGAATATAGGAAAAGAAGCTTCAGCTTCAATACCCATCAtggtatacatatatattttaataataattcaaaccaattaaaatttatgaacttAAACAATGTTATCTATTCTTGATTAGATAATAAGATCACTCTAAAACGAATACCAAATTGATAGTTTTGCAATTATTCCCTCACTTTAACACTAATTAACTTTTCCATAAAGCAACATTAGCCCTTATCTGGAAATAGACTTATATAGCCATTGATGGGTCATGATGCCAATGTGGCAATGTCATATCTAAACCCATTACAACCACCGGTCGAATTAGGCATAATTGGGAAAAGAATAGTTCATGAAAATTATGTTCTACCTTACAGAAAATAAGAATCTATGGTATAATACTATATAAAGAATGTAAATTACAAAACAGGGGCATATTGGCAAATGCAAGAGTTTAGAGAAGACAGATATAACCGTTGAAGGAATTAAAATTTGGCGCCAGGCATGTGAGGAGATCCATACGGTGCGTGGGGACAAGTgctctaaataaataatactccatACAGTACCATAGTAACGTGTTACATTTAAGTGAAGAGAAAAGAATAATTTTGTGtcctaaaatgaaaaatatgaatCTCTATAAATTTGGTCCCTGCAGCAGTGTAGTCGGCACCGCCCATATATCAGAACCAAAAGGGCCAACCAAAGTACAACCTCCACATCCTTTTTTCTATTGTCGTGTAATGGAAACAAACAATATGGTACATGCAGATTAATAGGAGGAAAATAACAtttcatcaaaaataaaataaaaggaaaaacaaactgttaacaataataaaattaacaacAAATTAAGCAGAGTTGCAATTCAAATACCCTATTTAGGTATTATGATCTCAAGATCGAAATCTTCGGAATAtgctttaaagtttaaattaaccCATGGCAGAATTTTTTGAATTCTTTCTGAAGCttgatttaataataaatactaTTAACACAACAATATAAAAGTATTACCTGAAATGCAGATCAGAAGCATGTGCCTTGCAGGCTTAGTCACGTATAGTTTAGTCAACTCAGGATTCAATAATAGATCACAAGCTGGAAAGTGAAACTTGGCAGCAAGCACAAAATTACAAAACTTCGAAACAAAGAGTAGTACAATTCAACTTCAAAAAGAGACCAACCAGGAGGGCATTGTGAAATTGCATTCAAACcatgatcaatttttttttaatttaaatataatatgcaACTTTCAAATTTGATCTACTTAACCACAATCACATTCACTGATGTAAAATAACAGAACAGTACTAGGAAGGATGAACCAGTAATTACAAAATAGcatcaaaatcatataaaatttattaaatcaaacaATCAAGCTCTTGCTGCTGAAAAGAAGAATTAGTGATAACTAATAACAGAAATCTCTAATTCAAGGCAAACACCTTTTATACATAAGCCAACGCCTTGCATTAAACAATCCAGCAAGGCACCGAGGGAGTAGCAAAGCATAATACGTCAAACCAAGCATCAGTTATTAAATATAGTCTTATGCTTAACAGGCTTGATCTACTTACATGTGTTCTCCAATACATGAGGCTTAATTGGTCTGTGAGGGATCCAACACATGGCCGATGAACATGACCATTCCAGTTATGTTTTCTCTGATGATGAACAAGAATGGATGATCAGCTACAAAGTCAATT
This region of Mercurialis annua linkage group LG1-X, ddMerAnnu1.2, whole genome shotgun sequence genomic DNA includes:
- the LOC126664712 gene encoding nucleobase-ascorbate transporter 3, with translation MGETTHNHDHNHQPPPPQTVAPPLPPSLAVSRGPTWTPAEQLQQLQFCIHSNPSWPETALLAFQHYIVMLGTIVLIASNLVPRMGGDHGDKARVIQTLLFMAALNTLIQTFIGSRLPTVMSASVAFTIPVLSIIKDLSDESFADEHDRFIHTMRTIQGSLIVSSFVNIILGFSFTWGHLTRFFSPIVIVPVVSVVGLGLFMRGFPLLANCVEIGLPMLILLVICQYLKHLHPRTRPVLERFGLLLCLAIVWAFAAILTVAGAYNNVGQQTKVSCRTDRSFLISSAPWVRVPYPFQWGAPIFRASHVFGMMGAALVSSAESTGAYFAAARLSGATHPPAHVLSRSIGLQGIGMLLEGLFGAAVGNTVSIENVGLLGLTHIGSRRVVQISTAFMIFFSIFGKFGAFFASIPLPIFAAMYCVLFGIVAAIGISFIQFSNNNSMRNHYILGLSLFLGISIPQYFASTTTMDGHGPVRTDGGWFNDILNAIFSSPPTVAMIVGTVLDNTLDARQTTTDRGIPWWKPFQHRKGDVRTEEFYSMPIRFHEWLPSRFL